A genomic segment from Nematostella vectensis chromosome 6, jaNemVect1.1, whole genome shotgun sequence encodes:
- the LOC5506691 gene encoding TP53-binding protein 1 isoform X1 — translation MDFSENCDFSPPCLLVPNSQFEELEFGPHEHIKSITTSLPGLLPPSKRAAIISKNNVNDGLLTGSPQYDDVQEGAIRYAGGTGNSGGGGGNATSEKSEDAGGSSSTTGAGDQGSAGQGGGGGGTTAGSGGDGGDNHDDDDDEEEPSAYEDDTSHSENQSSSSNNSIPNLIPPGQPHEGSIPEWKYPFSDTAQQKKMNQSSCSSYQSANITSSSSESAIQSNVSTSYSQASTAVVGNDSVSELHNVSGASEELHAHNDSTASTAAADDVADVSDIHTPESTSGVQQRPLLLKKSSSSSSGVSKSSVNSSMYQASSSSSPTSLSTLSSPETRHYHLPHLQRKQLSDASSSSSSSREGCVLQRTMGTSILESLEESPEEQEVGKQEAEMSSQEDLFLSPHRQDKKDEDSKVMSSQEVSRLHTPQGRSTPVEPHLQLLKQALKQVKPHTDSGESKIVQSQGTPTSKYIRTSTPSYDGKEPLQSQGTPIAEKFSCLQFSGTVGETSESSDAVQPSPEAFSSHIIPSSPTDGQNGINDRSNANVSTTSSDEVELLSPPHYQATSLVKETSSSSSNAVNNPSPNAVQVIPDSPERKENSNEDNSDELVRLPRWQVELMRKAQAEEDKSKMTKQSSSLTSTSAPSASMGNITEENPVQQQSVDSMDYDESEPSLPAYKRPKLDHMPNKPAVETFEQQSVSPSSFVIDADDKLFKFPDKPVKKDPPLIAQQEHGGPTQPDLSEDLFQPGTSSTQESITASQVVVSKSFQQSEPSPGDEEQEMDQSQLSFSLHLTQSQAESQMPNETSPAMDIDDQQDDPSCLSALTEPITSQSILEPLVPTAHTPKHHEDTRQGIPAGSIERDEQIDKVIPPDSNPTSKIHLQGSEPSNVIPSCSNTDPKNGSNADPEMDKKSTVHINVTHSEEHNDNRRDNGEDEQQAILPTSEVSSESTSTVFHFSLPPDTEPLQPALCTTPPPLRLWQKPIELIEPEPTTQSAVESVACVTAEQTAQAPSTPQIQLSIMRQETPESDSEATQTYLHIENPVSTRPPTDNVNEPDIQPNTRAQPTSRQQETAAPLSPFAAAQSVFARKANKGTKRKKELSPVASDNPFAFTSQDDVPQEPIAKRQRDEQETTDKRRRNEPEPTDKRRRDEPPTDIHERRRYRKVTKTKTIRTVTTTVKHVVTVRTYLGESDEVASEVTFEDNEVPAVEKEVKENEEVEHFEETITAAGGSTIKPVRNKKETAKIHDTRRSPRRSTRGTALPGQDGEDRPSGEGRQSGGPGIQAVWEAGTSGVDTVPPLTRQATIPVIDEPPASHTPPHPLSAGVRVLARWSDNFFYPGEVTSGPSKAGLFNVTFDDGDKRRLRAERLIAKDVLSVGQNVLAQGEDDFFEEAVIVGHYKSGDERGYEVEDKKGCTKRYPRSKVILSEEQVAVLLTSSSSLRTTSSSSVSTSVQPPRDTSTGRSLGGSADASCRTPRDRSRENGKNHQRTKSSGKDSTCSTRGSRDTSRDTSCKDTTGSAGTRPTRQSPRKSAAKNNETPKSSRKGSRMYRERTLSRRKRDIGNSSNETSTDESPQRVKPHGARRGLGKALGQGGARNPRLFSGYSFLITSVRKEDLNDSTDSESERLELDRKELEHLITSCGGVVFNTFSKSQTAEKCFLISNTCQRTQKYFQSLAYGIPCLSHMFIHDCHTLNKIQPFRKYLLPAGRSLETGELVECGTQPRPKVLRGLRVYLHGDRVFRQTWSSVALAAGSEVVTKLPNRPSRAVEQSDDLDFNCDVIVTDTSPLSVSTRHVVSVLGIPLVTLEWLLQCLINGWVVSFDNPKYFVT, via the exons ATGGATTTCAGTGAAAACTGCGATTTCTCCCCACCGTGTCTACTGGTTCCAAACTCACAGTTTGAAGAGCTAGAATTTGGACCACATGAGCATATAAAATCAATCACAACAAGTCTCCCAGGTCTTTTACCGCCATCAAAAAGAGCAGCAATAATAAGCAAGAATAATGTTAATGATGGTCTTCTTACGGGCTCCCCTCAATACGATGACGTCCAGGAAGGTGCTATAAGGTATGCAGGGGGTACTGGAAacagtggtggtggtggtggtaatgcaaCAAGCGAAAAATCTGAAGATGCAGGAGGCTCATCTTCAACGACAGGAGCTGGAGACCAGGGGAGTGCTGGCCAAggaggtgggggtgggggtaccACTGCTGGTAGTGgaggtgatggtggtgacaatcatgacgatgatgatgatgaagaagaaCCTAGTGCTTATGAAGATGACACCAGCCATTCTGAAAACCAAAGCTCCAGCTCCAACAACTCTATTCCAAATCTGATCCCCCCAGGTCAACCACATGAGGGGAGCATTCCTGAATGGAAATACCCTTTCTCAGATACAGCACAGCAGAAGAAAATGAATCAATCTTCATGTTCCTCTTATCAAAGTGCTAATATTACCAGTTCTTCTAGTGAGAGTGCCATACAAAGCAATGTCTCTACATCCTATAGCCAGGCTTCAACTGCAGTTGTTGGTAATGATAGTGTGAGTGAACTTCACAATGTATCTGGTGCAAGTGAGGAATTGCATGCACATAATGACAGTACTGCATCTACAGCAGCTGCTGATGATGTTGCAGATGTTAGTGATATCCATACTCCTGAGAGCACTAGTGGGGTACAACAAAGGCCACTACTTTTGAAAAagtcatcatcttcatcaagtGGAG TGTCCAAATCAAGTGTTAACAGCAGCATGTATCAAGCGTCATCCAGTAGCAGCCCAACCAGCCTCTCCACCCTCAGCTCTCCAGAGACTCGGCATTATCACCTCCCTCATCTTCAGCGTAAACAGCTGAGTGATGCCAGCTCTAGTAGCTCAAGCAGCAGGGAGGGGTGTGTATTGCAGCGTACCATGGGCACTAGCATACTAGAGTCTCTTGAAGAGAGTCCAGAGGAGCAGGAGGTCGGTAAGCAAGAGGCTGAAATGTCATCCCAGGAGGACCTTTTTCTTTCACCTCATAGACAAGACAAAAAAGATGAAGATTCAAAAGTTATGTCATCCCAAGAGGTGTCAAGGCTTCACACTCCTCAGGGACGCTCAACCCCTGTTGAACCCCATTTGCAACTCTTGAAACAGGCTCTTAAACAGGTCAAGCCTCATACGGATTCTGGTGAATCAAAGATAGTACAAAGTCAGGGAACACCAACATCAAAATACATCAGGACATCTACCCCTTCTTATGATGGTAAAGAACCATTACAAAGTCAAGGGACACCTATAGCAGAAAAATTTAGCTGCTTGCAATTTTCTGGGACAGTTGGAGAAACCAGTGAATCCTCAGATGCAGTGCAGCCTTCACCTGAAGCTTTTTCTTCACACATTATCCCATCCTCTCCAACAGATGGCCAAAATGGTATCAATGACAGATCCAATGCAAATgtatcaacaacatcatcagaCGAAGTAGAGCTTCTGAGCCCTCCACATTACCAGGCCACTAGCCTTGTAAAAGAGACCAGTAGTTCATCTTCAAATGCAGTGAATAATCCATCACCAAATGCTGTCCAGGTTATTCCTGACTCTCCagaaaggaaagaaaataGCAATGAAGATAACTCTGATGAACTGGTGAGACTCCCAAGGTGGCAGGTCGAGCTTATGAGGAAGGCCCAAGCAGAGGAAGATAAGTCCAAGATGACCAAGCAGTCTTCATCGTTGACTTCAACAAGTGCTCCTTCTGCTTCAATGGGGAATATAACTGAGGAGAATCCAGTGCAACAACAATCTGTTGACTCAATGGATTATGATGAAAGTGAGCCTTCTTTGCCTGCATACAAGAGGCCTAAGCTTGACCACATGCCAAACAAGCCTGCTGTTgaaacttttgagcaacaatCTGTGTCCCCATCATCATTTGTAATTGATGCTGATGATAAGCTGTTCAAATTCCCTGACAAGCCAGTCAAGAAAGATCCACCTTTGATTGCTCAGCAGGAGCATGGAGGGCCTACACAACCAGACTTGTCTGAAGACTTGTTCCAACCTGGAACTAGCTCTACTCAAGAATCCATCACAGCTTCTCAAGTTG TAGTTAGCAAAAGCTTTCAGCAGTCTGAGCCATCTCCAGGTGACGAAGAGCAAGAGATGGACCAGTCTCAACTGTCCTTCAGTCTTCACCTCACTCAGTCTCAAGCAGAATCACAAATGCCAAATGAAACAAGTCCTGCTATGGATATTGATGATCAACAa GATGACCCCTCATGCTTGTCTGCATTGACAGAACCAATCACAAGCCAGTCCATATTGGAGCCACTTGTACCTACTGCCCATACACCCAAGCACCATGAGGATACAAGGCAAGGGATACCTGCTGGGTCTATAGAGAGGGATGAGCAGATAGACAAGGTTATTCCACCAGATAGCAACCCCACAAGTAAAATACATTTGCAAGGGAGTGAACCATCAAACGTTATTCCATCCTGTAGCAACACAGATCCCAAAAATGGATCAAATGCAGACCCGGAAATGGATAAGAAGAGTACTGTGCATATCAATGTTACACACTCTGAAGAGCACAATGATAATCGGCGAGACAATGGTGAAGATGAGCAACAGGCCATTCTTCCTACATCTGAAGTGTCCAGCGAGTCCACTAGTACAGTATTCCATTTCTCACTTCCTCCTGATACTGAACCCCTCCAACCGGCTCTCTGCACCACCCCTCCACCCTTACGTTTGTGGCAAAAGCCGATCGAGCTGATTGAGCCAGAGCCTACCACTCAGTCTGCGGTCGAGTCTGTGGCATGTGTGACCGCGGAACAAACTGCTCAAG CGCCGAGTACACCTCAAATACAGCTTTCCATCATGAGACAGGAAACACCAGAGAGTGACTCCGAGGCTACTCAGACGTATCTACACATCGAGAACCCCGTATCCACCCGACCTCCCACCGACAATGTAAATGAACCCGATATCCAGCCGAATACCCGAGCTCAACCGACTTCCAGACAGCAAGAAACTGCCGCACCACTCTCTCCATTTGCAGCAGCGCAATCTGTTTTCGCTCGCAAAGCAAATAAAGGCACAAAGCGTAAAAAGGAGTTGTCCCCTGTCGCTTCCGATAACCCATTCGCATTTACATCGCAAGATGATGTGCCCCAGGAGCCGATTGCCAAGCGACAGAGAGACGAGCAAGAAACGACTGACAAGCGACGGAGGAACGAGCCAGAACCGACTGACAAGCGACGGAGAGACGAGCCGCCGACGGACATACACGAAAGAAGGCGATACCGCAAGGTCACGAAGACCAAGACCATTCGCACTGTTACTACAACAGTAAAACACGTGGTGACGGTGCGGACATACTTGGGAGAAAGCGACGAGGTGGCCTCGGAAGTGACCTTTGAAGATAACGAAGTCCCGGCTGTAGAGAAAGAG GTGAAGGAAAATGAGGAGGTGGAACATTTTGAGGAGACCATCACTGCAGCAGGGGGCTCAACGATCAAGCCTGTGAGGAACAAAAAGGAAACTGCGAAAATCCACGATACAAGACGATCTCCTCGAAGAAGTACAAGAGGAACAGCGCTCCCCGGACAGGATGGGGAGGACAGGCCATCAGGCGAGGGCCGTCAATCTGGAGGACCAGGAATTCAGGCTGTATGGGAGGCAGGAACCTCAGGTGTGGATACTGTACCCCCTCTAACGCGCCAGGCTACCATACCTGTCATAGATGAGCCCCCCGCATCCCACACTCCGCCCCACCCACTCTCAGCAGGCGTCAGAGTACTTGCGCGCTGGTCGGATAACTTTTTCTATCCCGGAGAGGTGACGTCCGGTCCAAGTAAAGCTGGGCTCTTCAATGTCACATTTGACGATGGTGACAAGAGAAGGCTTCGTGCTGAGAGACTCATAGCGAAAGACGTCTTGAGTGTTGGCCAGAACGTGTTAGCTCAGGGCGAGGATGACTTTTTTGAAGAAGCTGTTATAGTCGGCCATTACAAATCTGGCGACGAGAGGGGTTACGAGGTCGAGGATAAGAAGGGGTGCACCAAGAGATACCCGCGGAGTAAAGTCATCTTGTCGGAGGAGCAGGTTGCAGTTCTCTTGACGAGCAGTAGCTCGCTAAGGACAACAAGTAGTTCAAGCGTCAGCACGTCTGTACAACCCCCTCGAGATACAAGTACAGGGAGGAGTTTGGGTGGCTCTGCCGATGCCTCATGCCGCACCCCCCGTGACAGATCACGTGAAAACGGTAAGAACCATCAGAGAACAAAGTCCAGTGGAAAAGACAGCACGTGTAGTACACGTGGCTCGCGTGATACTTCACGTGACACAAGCTGTAAAGATACCACTGGCTCAGCAGGGACCAGACCAACGCGTCAGAGTCCGCGTAAATCTGCAGCGAAGAACAACGAGACGCCAAAGTCTTCGCGCAAAGGATCACGGATGTACCGGGAGCGTACGTTATCGAGAAGAAAGCGTGATATTGGAAACAGCAGCAACGAGACAAGCACCGATGAAAGCCCACAGAGAGTGAAGCCCCATGGAGCTCGTAGAGGACTGGGCAAAGCGCTGGGTCAGGGAGGTGCACGAAACCCCAGGCTATTCTCCGGCTACTCGTTTTTGATCACTTCTGTGCGGAAGGAGGATTTGAATGACTCGACTGATAGCGAAAGCGAGAGACTGGAGCTGGATCGTAAGGAACTG GAGCATCTCATCACCTCTTGTGGCGGTGTAGTATTTAACACGTTCTCCAAATCGCAGACAGCAGAGAAGTGCTTCTTGATATCCAACACATGCCAAAGAACGCAAAAATACTTCCAGTCCCTCGCGTACGGCATCCCGTGCCTCTCCCACATGTTCATTCACGATTGTCACACACTCAATAAGATCCAGCCTTTCCGCAAGTATCTTCTTCCGGCCGGTAGAAGCCTGGAAACTGGCGAGCTGGTAGAGTGTGGCACGCAACCGCGGCCCAAGGTGTTGCGCGGGCTCAGA GTCTATCTCCATGGCGACCGTGTGTTTCGACAGACGTGGTCCAGCGTGGCACTGGCCGCGGGCTCGGAAGTCGTCACCAAGCTTCCGAATCGTCCCAGTCGCGCGGTCGAGCAGTCGGACGACCTCGACTTCaactgtgacgtcatcgtgacTGACACCTCGCCTCTCTCTGTCAGCACGAGACATGTAGTCTCCGTGCTTGGGATACCTTTGGTGACACTGGAGTGGCTTTTGCAGTGCCTCATTAATGGCTGGGTCGTGTCGTTCGATAACCCTAAGTATTTCGTAACGTAA